The Paenibacillus tianjinensis genome has a window encoding:
- a CDS encoding NADH:flavin oxidoreductase/NADH oxidase, protein MNDLFTPYELKDLKLKNRVVMPPMCQYSVTAKDGIATDWHYNHYVSRAVGGTGLIIIEMTDVDPDGRITDYDLGIWSDEHIAGLARIVDACHAYGAKVGIQIAHAGRKAEDAAVPVSSSPIPFDDKSKTPRELTTAEVKEMVNKFQAGVRRAVQAGFDVIELHGAHGYLIHQFHSPLTNRRTDEYGQDLTLFGKEVIAAAKREIPEGMPLIMRISAQEYVEGGYGIKESLAIGAAYKEAGADIFHISAGGEGAIAAAGRPGTHAAYQVPLARAFKQELAVPVIAVGRLDEAALANAVIGNEDADLIAVGRGMLRNPYWTLEAGVQLGKEAGVPKQYTFGFPRVHN, encoded by the coding sequence ATGAACGATCTGTTCACACCTTATGAGCTAAAGGATTTAAAGCTGAAAAACCGTGTGGTTATGCCTCCTATGTGCCAATATTCAGTTACGGCTAAGGACGGGATTGCTACGGATTGGCATTATAACCACTACGTAAGCCGGGCCGTCGGCGGAACCGGACTGATCATCATAGAAATGACCGACGTAGATCCGGATGGCCGGATTACAGATTATGATCTGGGCATCTGGTCGGATGAGCATATTGCCGGCTTGGCGAGAATTGTAGACGCCTGCCATGCCTATGGCGCTAAAGTGGGGATTCAAATTGCCCATGCCGGACGCAAAGCCGAAGACGCAGCAGTGCCTGTGTCCTCCTCCCCGATCCCGTTCGATGATAAATCCAAAACACCGCGTGAACTGACAACGGCGGAAGTGAAAGAAATGGTGAACAAATTCCAGGCAGGTGTAAGACGGGCAGTTCAGGCCGGTTTCGATGTCATTGAACTGCACGGCGCCCACGGCTATCTGATCCACCAGTTCCACTCGCCGCTGACAAACCGCAGAACCGATGAATACGGCCAGGACCTTACTTTGTTCGGAAAAGAAGTCATCGCTGCCGCCAAACGTGAAATACCGGAAGGTATGCCGCTCATTATGCGCATCTCGGCACAGGAATATGTTGAAGGCGGCTACGGCATCAAGGAGAGTCTTGCTATTGGCGCAGCCTATAAGGAAGCGGGAGCGGATATTTTCCATATCAGCGCCGGCGGTGAAGGAGCGATTGCTGCTGCAGGCAGACCGGGTACACATGCAGCCTATCAGGTTCCGCTTGCACGGGCCTTCAAGCAGGAGCTGGCAGTTCCGGTAATTGCTGTCGGCCGGCTGGATGAAGCAGCGCTCGCCAACGCGGTTATCGGCAATGAGGATGCTGATCTGATAGCTGTGGGCCGGGGGATGCTGAGAAATCCTTACTGGACGCTGGAGGCCGGCGTACAGCTAGGCAAAGAAGCCGGTGTTCCAAAGCAGTATACATTTGGTTTCCCGAGAGTCCACAACTAA
- a CDS encoding MarR family winged helix-turn-helix transcriptional regulator, whose translation MKNNLEDELITSWLSLTHIQMNVANELEARLQENYQLSLKEFYLLLFLSEAPEKKLKLQQLEAMVGLSQSAVSRLVSRFEAKGCGALERKSCDADRRSIYTSLTAYGQSKVDRARVTVNEVLAEAFPQSETAQLLEQLARPKQQ comes from the coding sequence ATGAAGAATAACCTGGAGGATGAGCTGATTACCAGCTGGTTGTCTCTGACTCATATACAGATGAATGTGGCGAATGAACTTGAAGCGAGGCTGCAGGAGAATTATCAGCTGTCCCTGAAGGAATTCTACCTGCTGCTCTTTCTCTCCGAGGCTCCGGAGAAGAAGCTGAAGCTCCAGCAGCTGGAGGCGATGGTCGGGCTTAGCCAGAGCGCCGTTTCCCGGCTGGTCAGCCGCTTTGAAGCCAAGGGCTGCGGAGCGCTGGAGCGGAAATCCTGCGACGCTGACCGCAGAAGTATCTATACTTCGCTGACTGCCTACGGGCAGAGCAAGGTAGACCGCGCGCGGGTAACCGTGAACGAGGTGCTGGCTGAGGCCTTCCCCCAGAGTGAAACCGCGCAGCTTCTGGAGCAGCTTGCCCGCCCGAAACAGCAATGA